In Nocardia yunnanensis, one DNA window encodes the following:
- a CDS encoding DEAD/DEAH box helicase, translating into MQLSELVPDRAVPDVDPDWLYETFADWASGEGLNLYPAQEEALLELVTGSNVILNTPTGSGKSLVALGAHFAALNKGERSYYTAPIKALVSEKFFALCEIFGADRVGMVTGDAAVNPDAPIICATAEILANLALREGAAAKVGQVIMDEFHYYADPDRGWAWQVPLIELPHAQFLLMSATLGEVDFFAEDLTKRTGRETAIVSGSERPVPLSFSYVRTPITETLEDLVTTSLAPVYVVHFTQAAAMERAQALMSVNVSSKAEKEAIAAAIGEFRFATGFGKTLSRFIRHGIGVHHAGMLPKYRRLVEKLAQDGLLKVVCGTDTLGVGINVPIRTVMLTGLTKFDGVRTRRLNAREFHQISGRAGRAGYDTLGTVVVQAPEHEVENARLIAKAGDDPKKLKKVQKKKPPEGFVSWSEETFDRLVAASPEPMQSRFNVTNSMLLNVIARKGNCFYAMRHLLEQNHEPRAAQRKHILKAIRLYRALRDAGVVQQLDEPDQYGRHARLMVDLQRDFALDQPLSPFALAALELLDKQSPTYTLDVISLIESTLEDPRQLLMAQQHKARGEAVAEMKAEGIEYEERMELLEEVTWPKPLAAELIEPAFETYKAGHPWVSEFEPSPKSVVREMVERSMTFAELVSGYELARSEGVVLRYLADAYRALRRTVPEQARTEELDDITEWLGELIRQVDSSLLDEWEQLTNPGAESDDQQVAFGAETVRPISANERAFRVLVRNAMFRRVELAALRRWDALADMGDELDWETELGPYFDEYETIGTGPNARGPQLFRVEQRPGFWDVRQVLDDPNGDHGWALVAIVDLAESDAAGEVVFDDVSVSAG; encoded by the coding sequence GTGCAGCTGTCCGAATTGGTTCCCGACCGTGCCGTACCCGACGTGGACCCGGACTGGCTGTACGAGACATTCGCCGACTGGGCGAGCGGGGAGGGCCTGAACCTCTACCCGGCGCAGGAGGAAGCGCTGCTCGAGCTGGTGACCGGTTCGAACGTCATCCTCAATACGCCGACCGGATCCGGCAAGTCGCTCGTTGCGCTGGGCGCGCACTTCGCCGCCCTGAACAAGGGCGAGCGCAGCTACTACACGGCACCGATCAAGGCGCTGGTGAGCGAGAAGTTCTTCGCGCTGTGCGAGATCTTCGGCGCCGACCGGGTCGGCATGGTCACCGGTGACGCGGCGGTCAACCCGGACGCGCCCATCATCTGCGCGACCGCGGAGATCCTCGCCAATCTGGCGCTGCGCGAAGGCGCGGCGGCCAAGGTCGGCCAGGTGATCATGGACGAGTTCCACTACTACGCCGATCCGGATCGCGGCTGGGCCTGGCAGGTGCCGCTGATCGAACTGCCGCACGCGCAATTCCTGCTCATGTCGGCCACTCTCGGCGAGGTCGACTTCTTCGCCGAGGATCTCACCAAGCGCACCGGGCGCGAGACCGCCATCGTGTCCGGCTCGGAACGGCCGGTGCCGCTGAGCTTCTCGTATGTGCGCACCCCCATCACCGAGACGCTCGAGGATCTGGTGACCACCAGCCTCGCGCCGGTCTACGTCGTGCACTTCACCCAGGCCGCCGCCATGGAGCGGGCGCAGGCGCTGATGAGCGTCAACGTCTCCTCCAAGGCCGAGAAGGAGGCCATCGCCGCGGCCATCGGCGAATTCCGTTTCGCCACCGGCTTCGGCAAGACGCTGTCGCGGTTCATCCGCCACGGCATCGGCGTGCATCACGCGGGCATGCTGCCCAAGTATCGGCGGCTGGTCGAGAAGCTGGCCCAGGACGGGCTGCTGAAAGTGGTGTGCGGCACCGACACTCTGGGTGTCGGCATCAACGTGCCGATCCGCACCGTCATGCTGACCGGGCTCACCAAGTTCGACGGCGTGCGCACCCGGCGGCTCAATGCCCGCGAGTTCCATCAGATCTCGGGGCGGGCCGGGCGCGCGGGCTACGACACCCTCGGCACGGTGGTGGTGCAGGCGCCCGAGCACGAGGTGGAGAACGCCCGGCTGATCGCCAAGGCGGGCGACGATCCCAAGAAGCTCAAGAAGGTCCAGAAGAAGAAGCCGCCGGAAGGTTTCGTGTCCTGGTCGGAGGAGACCTTCGACCGGCTGGTGGCGGCGTCGCCGGAACCGATGCAGTCGCGGTTCAACGTCACCAACTCCATGCTGCTGAATGTGATTGCGCGCAAAGGCAATTGCTTCTACGCCATGCGGCATCTGCTGGAGCAGAACCATGAGCCGCGGGCCGCGCAGCGCAAACACATTCTCAAGGCGATCCGGCTGTATCGGGCGCTGCGGGACGCGGGCGTGGTGCAGCAGCTCGACGAGCCCGACCAGTACGGCCGGCACGCCAGGCTCATGGTCGATCTGCAGCGCGACTTCGCGCTCGATCAGCCGCTGTCGCCGTTCGCGCTGGCGGCGCTGGAACTGCTGGACAAGCAGTCGCCGACCTACACCCTCGATGTGATCTCGCTCATCGAGTCCACCCTCGAGGATCCGCGCCAGCTGCTGATGGCCCAGCAGCACAAGGCCCGCGGCGAGGCGGTCGCGGAGATGAAGGCCGAGGGCATCGAATACGAGGAGCGCATGGAACTCCTCGAAGAGGTCACCTGGCCCAAACCCCTGGCCGCCGAACTGATCGAGCCCGCGTTCGAGACCTACAAGGCCGGGCACCCGTGGGTCTCGGAGTTCGAGCCGTCCCCGAAATCGGTGGTGCGCGAAATGGTCGAGCGCTCCATGACCTTCGCCGAACTGGTGTCGGGCTACGAGCTGGCCCGCTCGGAGGGCGTGGTGCTGCGGTATCTCGCCGACGCCTATCGCGCGCTGCGGCGCACCGTGCCCGAGCAGGCCCGCACCGAGGAACTCGACGACATCACCGAATGGCTCGGCGAGCTCATCCGCCAGGTCGACTCCAGCCTGCTCGACGAGTGGGAACAGCTCACCAACCCCGGCGCGGAGTCCGACGACCAGCAGGTGGCCTTCGGTGCCGAGACGGTGCGGCCCATCTCCGCCAACGAGCGCGCGTTCCGGGTTCTGGTGCGCAATGCCATGTTCCGGCGCGTGGAGCTGGCGGCGCTGCGGCGCTGGGACGCGCTCGCCGACATGGGCGACGAACTGGACTGGGAGACCGAACTCGGCCCCTACTTCGACGAGTACGAGACCATCGGGACCGGTCCGAACGCTCGCGGGCCCCAGCTGTTCCGGGTGGAGCAGCGGCCCGGTTTCTGGGATGTCCGACAGGTCCTCGACGATCCGAACGGTGATCACGGCTGGGCACTGGTGGCCATCGTGGATCTGGCCGAGTCCGACGCCGCGGGTGAAGTGGTGTTCGACGACGTTTCGGTCAGCGCCGGCTGA
- a CDS encoding proteasome assembly chaperone family protein, with the protein MDYESRMYELEFPAPQLSSDDGSGPVLVHGLEGFTDAGHAVRLATTHLKESLEHELVASFDMDELLDYRSRRPLMTFKTDHFSDYTEPELSLWALKDTAGTPFLLLSGLEPDLRWEKFVTAVRLLAEQLGVRRTIGLSAIPMAIPHTRPLGVTAHASDSDLIGDHQRWPGELQVPGSASSLLEFRMAQHGHESVGFSVHVPHYLTQTAYPEAAQTLLENVAENAGLELPLAALTDAAARVREQVNEHIAGNSEVETVVQALERQYDSFVTAQERQSSLLASDQELPTGDELGAEFERFLAEQAGFGDGDGPENPPLR; encoded by the coding sequence ATGGACTACGAGTCGCGAATGTACGAGCTGGAATTCCCGGCTCCGCAGCTGTCGTCCGACGACGGCTCGGGTCCGGTTCTGGTGCATGGTCTCGAGGGTTTCACCGACGCCGGACATGCGGTGCGCCTGGCCACCACGCATCTGAAGGAAAGCCTCGAGCACGAGCTGGTCGCCTCGTTCGACATGGACGAGCTGCTCGACTACCGCTCGCGCCGCCCGCTCATGACCTTCAAGACCGATCACTTCTCCGACTACACCGAGCCGGAGCTGAGCCTGTGGGCCCTCAAGGACACCGCCGGCACCCCGTTCCTGCTGCTGTCCGGGCTCGAACCGGATCTGCGGTGGGAGAAGTTCGTCACCGCGGTGCGGCTGCTGGCCGAACAGCTGGGCGTGCGCCGCACCATCGGTCTGTCCGCGATTCCCATGGCGATCCCGCACACCCGCCCGCTCGGCGTCACCGCGCATGCCTCCGATTCCGATCTGATCGGCGATCATCAGCGTTGGCCGGGTGAGCTGCAGGTGCCGGGCAGCGCCTCCTCGCTGCTGGAGTTCCGGATGGCCCAGCACGGGCACGAGTCGGTCGGCTTCTCGGTGCACGTGCCGCACTACCTGACCCAGACCGCCTATCCCGAGGCCGCGCAGACCCTGCTCGAGAACGTGGCCGAGAACGCCGGCCTCGAGCTACCCCTCGCCGCGCTCACCGACGCCGCCGCCCGCGTGCGCGAACAGGTCAACGAGCACATCGCCGGCAATTCCGAGGTGGAGACCGTCGTGCAGGCCCTCGAGCGCCAGTACGACAGCTTCGTCACCGCCCAGGAACGCCAGTCCTCGCTGCTGGCCAGCGATCAGGAACTGCCCACCGGCGACGAGCTGGGCGCGGAGTTCGAGCGCTTCCTGGCCGAGCAGGCCGGCTTCGGCGACGGCGACGGCCCGGAGAACCCGCCGCTGCGATAG
- a CDS encoding sensor domain-containing protein, translated as MTASFRATTHRWYRNSAPAVGMVLAGGLLAGCGDSVEGHPIAVRGPVTPIVSAEGGLAKLLPDPSQFPTRYTALVLPADTAKQAADDVNGYLPGAQVDPSGCVPATPTAGPAVAVGTDDEARATLTVVLTRSDQPLSALRDQLGQCGTVRLGDSGLTSVVSTRLNPAPPANADDTLAFERTVAAPNDPTGSQRTMQTLIGQIGEVRITVSYMTSGSGKDGEGLDTLFTTALRKVRKG; from the coding sequence GTGACCGCGTCTTTCCGAGCCACCACGCACCGCTGGTACCGCAACTCCGCGCCCGCCGTGGGGATGGTTCTGGCGGGCGGACTGCTGGCCGGATGCGGTGATTCGGTGGAGGGGCATCCGATCGCGGTGCGCGGTCCGGTCACGCCGATCGTGAGCGCCGAGGGGGGACTGGCCAAACTCCTGCCGGACCCCTCGCAATTCCCCACTCGCTACACCGCGCTGGTGCTGCCGGCCGACACCGCGAAACAGGCCGCCGACGACGTGAACGGGTATCTGCCGGGGGCACAGGTGGATCCGAGCGGCTGCGTGCCGGCGACGCCGACCGCGGGACCGGCGGTGGCGGTCGGCACCGACGACGAGGCGCGCGCCACCCTGACCGTGGTGCTGACGCGTTCGGACCAGCCGCTGTCGGCGCTGCGAGATCAGTTGGGGCAGTGCGGGACCGTGCGACTCGGGGACTCCGGCCTCACCTCGGTGGTGAGCACCCGGCTGAATCCGGCGCCGCCCGCCAATGCTGACGACACGCTCGCCTTCGAGCGCACGGTCGCCGCGCCGAACGATCCGACGGGGTCGCAGCGCACCATGCAGACCCTGATCGGCCAGATCGGTGAGGTGCGGATCACCGTGAGCTACATGACATCCGGGTCCGGCAAAGACGGGGAGGGCCTCGACACCCTGTTCACCACCGCGCTGCGCAAGGTCCGCAAGGGCTGA
- a CDS encoding helix-turn-helix transcriptional regulator — protein MRADRLVATLLFMQTRPRVTAAEVAAELEVSVATARRDLEALSAAGIPVYPQPGRGGGWALVGGARTDLSGLTAGEAQALFLLLGPLASTSPATRSTLRKLLRALPQSFRMEAEAAAGAIVVDPARWGAAAERTPERVGELQRAVVRRRKIRLGYERRGQRTERLVDPWGLVDKDGIWYLVAGTERGRRTYRVDRIAAIEDTDEIAERPADFDLSTAWSEVVTEVERQRASLSATVLVEARLAPVLAHQQGRHCILGDPVADGRVRARITAPTPLMIAQQLAGWGAAVEVEHPESVRAELARLGAELVERYAPTGG, from the coding sequence ATGCGCGCGGATCGATTGGTGGCCACCCTGTTGTTCATGCAGACCCGGCCGCGAGTGACCGCGGCCGAGGTCGCCGCCGAGCTCGAGGTGTCGGTGGCGACCGCGCGCCGTGACCTGGAAGCCTTGTCCGCGGCCGGGATTCCGGTGTACCCGCAGCCGGGACGCGGCGGCGGCTGGGCGCTGGTGGGCGGGGCGCGCACCGATCTGAGCGGGCTCACCGCGGGCGAGGCGCAGGCGCTGTTCCTGCTGCTGGGCCCGCTGGCCTCGACCAGCCCGGCCACCCGCTCGACGCTGCGAAAGCTGTTGCGGGCCCTACCGCAGTCCTTCCGCATGGAGGCCGAGGCGGCGGCGGGCGCGATCGTGGTGGACCCGGCCCGCTGGGGCGCGGCGGCCGAGCGCACGCCCGAGCGAGTCGGCGAATTGCAGCGAGCGGTGGTGCGCCGCCGCAAGATCCGGCTCGGCTACGAGCGCCGCGGCCAGCGCACCGAGCGCTTGGTCGACCCGTGGGGCCTCGTCGATAAGGACGGCATCTGGTACCTGGTCGCCGGCACCGAGCGCGGGCGGCGCACCTACCGGGTGGATCGGATCGCGGCGATCGAGGACACCGACGAGATCGCCGAGCGCCCAGCGGATTTCGACCTCTCGACCGCCTGGTCGGAGGTGGTGACGGAGGTGGAACGACAGCGCGCCTCGCTCTCGGCGACCGTGCTCGTGGAGGCCCGGCTCGCGCCGGTGCTCGCGCATCAGCAAGGGCGGCACTGCATTCTGGGCGATCCGGTCGCGGACGGCCGGGTGCGCGCCCGCATCACCGCGCCCACGCCGCTGATGATCGCCCAGCAGCTCGCGGGCTGGGGCGCGGCCGTCGAAGTCGAACATCCCGAGTCGGTGCGCGCCGAACTCGCGCGGCTGGGCGCCGAACTCGTCGAGCGCTACGCACCTACCGGAGGGTAA
- a CDS encoding VOC family protein encodes MLRGMATVTYYADDLEAAKDWYSELLGVAPYFAVPDGYYEFRIGDYQAELGIINRKFAPSQPDRPGGQIVNWHVDDVAATFDRLLALGATVYEPIIERGAGTGFVTAAVVDPFGNVLGIMSNPHYLEVLAGHRPA; translated from the coding sequence ATGCTGCGCGGAATGGCGACGGTCACCTACTACGCCGACGATCTGGAGGCCGCCAAGGATTGGTACAGCGAATTGCTCGGCGTCGCACCGTATTTCGCGGTGCCCGACGGGTACTACGAGTTCCGGATCGGTGACTACCAGGCCGAATTGGGCATCATCAACCGCAAGTTCGCGCCTTCGCAGCCGGATCGGCCGGGCGGGCAGATCGTGAACTGGCACGTGGACGATGTCGCGGCCACCTTCGACCGGTTGCTCGCCCTGGGCGCCACCGTGTACGAGCCGATCATCGAACGCGGTGCGGGGACCGGATTCGTGACCGCCGCGGTGGTGGACCCGTTCGGCAATGTCCTGGGGATCATGTCCAATCCGCATTACCTGGAAGTCCTCGCCGGGCATCGGCCCGCGTGA
- a CDS encoding DUF4192 domain-containing protein, whose protein sequence is MTTPIEPTPPRRLPPAGRPVPGSQPERPPAAGRPVPGSQPERPPAAGRTVPGSQPERPPAAGRTVPGSQPERPPAAGRTVPGSQPERPPAAGRPEPGPRLRTPGDLIAAVPAMLGFMPARSLVVTVLGSDSRSPDLAEVEVVTRMDLDNPGRSATGALVDQVAEVCVRHRAVAALALVVDDRATEPGHRHRGVRARKHRDLVAALEHRLEADAVPLTGAWAVPAIGPGLPWWSLPDSCAHGLQSDPATSLVTVRQVVDGRPLRGSRQELLDVLAVDPVLREATAAALPIAVAAAAQRLARLAPQRDPNAERRGEACRVLQQLGRVEAGARLMPAELAEVAVALRDKPLRDLMFALAPSARAAGAEELWLQLARALPAPDRAEAAALLGYCAYVRGDGPLAGVALDAARAADPEHQMAELLETGLRMGMRPERLRRLAESGRQTAADLGIDLGLDPGPDLGAASGASFGSGPRADFGGEPAAGLGSDPSVGCGSDSGADLGSDSATDLGVDPGRNRDES, encoded by the coding sequence ATGACAACGCCCATCGAACCCACGCCACCCCGCCGACTCCCGCCTGCCGGGCGCCCCGTGCCCGGCTCCCAGCCCGAGCGGCCGCCGGCTGCCGGGCGCCCCGTGCCCGGCTCCCAGCCCGAGCGGCCGCCGGCTGCCGGGCGCACCGTGCCCGGCTCCCAGCCCGAGCGGCCGCCGGCTGCCGGGCGCACCGTGCCCGGCTCTCAGCCCGAGCGGCCGCCGGCTGCCGGGCGCACCGTGCCCGGCTCCCAGCCCGAGCGGCCGCCGGCTGCCGGTCGCCCGGAGCCGGGGCCGCGCTTGCGCACGCCCGGCGACCTGATCGCCGCGGTGCCGGCGATGCTGGGGTTCATGCCCGCGCGCTCGCTGGTGGTGACGGTGCTCGGATCGGATTCGCGCTCACCGGATCTGGCGGAGGTGGAGGTGGTAACCCGGATGGATCTGGACAATCCGGGGCGGTCGGCGACCGGCGCGCTGGTGGATCAGGTCGCGGAAGTCTGTGTGCGGCATCGGGCGGTGGCGGCACTGGCGCTCGTGGTCGACGATCGCGCGACCGAACCCGGCCATCGGCATCGCGGGGTGCGGGCGCGCAAGCATCGGGATCTCGTTGCCGCGCTGGAACATCGCCTGGAGGCCGACGCGGTGCCGCTCACCGGAGCCTGGGCGGTGCCGGCCATCGGGCCGGGCCTGCCGTGGTGGAGCCTGCCCGATTCGTGCGCGCACGGACTGCAATCCGATCCGGCGACTTCGCTGGTGACGGTGCGGCAGGTGGTCGACGGCCGGCCGCTGCGGGGCTCGCGGCAGGAACTGCTGGACGTGCTCGCCGTCGACCCGGTCCTGCGCGAGGCGACCGCCGCGGCGCTGCCCATCGCGGTCGCGGCCGCCGCACAACGACTGGCGCGCCTTGCGCCCCAGCGGGATCCGAACGCCGAGCGGCGAGGCGAGGCGTGCCGGGTGCTGCAACAGCTGGGGCGAGTCGAGGCCGGCGCCCGGCTCATGCCCGCCGAGCTGGCGGAGGTGGCGGTGGCGCTGCGAGACAAGCCGCTGCGCGACCTCATGTTCGCGCTGGCGCCCAGCGCCCGCGCGGCGGGCGCGGAGGAACTGTGGCTGCAGCTGGCCCGGGCGCTGCCCGCACCGGATCGCGCGGAAGCCGCCGCGCTGCTGGGTTATTGCGCCTACGTGCGCGGCGACGGACCGCTGGCGGGCGTGGCGCTGGACGCCGCGCGCGCCGCCGACCCCGAGCACCAGATGGCCGAGCTGCTGGAAACCGGACTGCGCATGGGCATGCGGCCGGAACGACTGCGCAGACTCGCGGAGTCCGGCCGCCAGACCGCCGCCGACCTCGGCATCGATCTGGGGCTCGACCCCGGACCCGACCTCGGCGCCGCTTCCGGAGCCAGCTTCGGCAGCGGGCCCAGAGCCGACTTCGGCGGTGAGCCCGCAGCTGGTTTAGGGAGTGATCCCAGCGTCGGCTGCGGCAGTGATTCCGGAGCCGACCTCGGCAGCGATTCCGCAACCGATCTCGGCGTCGATCCCGGGCGAAACCGCGATGAGAGCTAG
- the galE gene encoding UDP-glucose 4-epimerase GalE — MKLLVTGGAGYVGGVCAQVLLEDGHEVVVVDDLSTGNADGVPAGAKFVEGDIATAGVELVAAESFDGVLHFAAQSLVGESVVAPEKYWHGNVVKTLALLEAMRAAGTPRLVFSSTAAVYGEPEQVPIVEDAAKQPTNPYGASKLSIDYAITSYATAHGLAATSLRYFNVAGAYAGLGENRVVETHLIPLVLQTALGQRESISVFGTDYPTPDGTAVRDYIHIRDLAQAHLLALAKSQPGTHRIVNLGSGTGFSVREVITACERVTGLPINTVDAERRAGDPAVLVASSERATAELGWRPEHTDLDEIVSDAWKFLRSLGDRAHSARR, encoded by the coding sequence GTGAAGCTTCTGGTGACCGGAGGCGCGGGCTACGTCGGTGGCGTGTGCGCGCAGGTCCTGCTCGAGGACGGCCACGAGGTCGTGGTCGTCGACGATCTGTCCACCGGCAATGCCGACGGCGTCCCGGCCGGCGCGAAGTTCGTCGAGGGCGATATCGCCACGGCGGGCGTCGAGCTGGTCGCGGCCGAATCCTTCGACGGCGTGCTGCATTTCGCGGCCCAGTCGCTGGTCGGCGAATCGGTGGTGGCGCCGGAGAAGTACTGGCACGGCAATGTGGTGAAGACCCTGGCGCTGCTCGAGGCGATGCGCGCCGCGGGCACCCCGCGGCTGGTGTTCTCCTCTACCGCGGCCGTCTACGGCGAGCCCGAGCAGGTGCCGATCGTGGAGGACGCCGCCAAGCAGCCGACCAATCCCTATGGGGCGTCGAAGCTGTCGATCGACTACGCCATCACCTCCTACGCCACCGCGCATGGGCTGGCGGCGACGAGCCTGCGGTATTTCAACGTGGCGGGCGCCTACGCCGGGCTCGGTGAGAACCGTGTGGTGGAAACCCATCTCATCCCCCTGGTGTTGCAGACCGCGCTGGGTCAGCGCGAGTCCATCTCGGTCTTCGGCACCGACTATCCGACGCCGGACGGCACCGCGGTGCGCGACTACATCCACATTCGCGATCTGGCGCAGGCGCATCTGCTGGCGCTGGCGAAGTCGCAGCCGGGTACGCACCGCATCGTCAATCTGGGCAGCGGCACCGGTTTCTCGGTGCGCGAGGTCATTACGGCGTGCGAGCGAGTGACCGGGCTGCCGATCAATACCGTCGACGCCGAGCGCCGAGCCGGTGACCCGGCCGTGCTGGTCGCCTCGAGCGAGCGGGCGACGGCCGAACTCGGCTGGCGACCCGAGCACACCGATCTCGACGAGATCGTCTCCGACGCCTGGAAATTCCTGCGGTCGCTGGGTGACCGCGCGCACTCCGCGCGCCGCTAG
- a CDS encoding metal-dependent transcriptional regulator: protein MKDLVDTTEMYLRTIYDLEEEGVTPLRARIAERLEQSGPTVSQTVARMERDGLLTVAGDRHLELTDKGRSMAVAVMRKHRLAERLLVDIIGLEWENVHAEACRWEHVMSEEVERRLVEVLNHPTTSPYGNPIPGLDELGVVPGLGAEERLVRLSDLPVGQPQAVVVRRLSEHIQTDPETINQLREAGVVPDARVTVETKPGAVIISVPGHEGFELSDEMAHAVQVKLV, encoded by the coding sequence GTGAAAGATCTGGTCGACACCACGGAGATGTACCTCCGTACCATTTACGATCTCGAGGAGGAGGGTGTCACGCCGCTGCGCGCCCGCATCGCGGAGCGCCTCGAGCAGAGTGGCCCGACCGTCAGCCAGACGGTCGCGCGCATGGAGCGCGACGGTTTGCTGACCGTTGCCGGTGATCGCCATCTCGAGCTGACCGACAAGGGTCGGTCCATGGCCGTGGCCGTCATGCGCAAGCACCGGCTGGCCGAGCGGCTGCTGGTCGACATCATCGGCCTGGAGTGGGAGAACGTGCACGCCGAGGCGTGCCGGTGGGAGCACGTGATGAGCGAAGAGGTGGAACGCCGCCTCGTCGAGGTGCTCAACCACCCCACCACCTCCCCCTACGGCAACCCCATTCCGGGTCTGGACGAACTGGGCGTGGTGCCCGGGCTGGGCGCCGAGGAGCGGCTGGTCCGGCTCAGCGATCTGCCGGTCGGGCAGCCGCAGGCCGTGGTGGTGCGACGGCTGTCCGAGCACATCCAGACCGATCCGGAGACCATCAATCAGCTCCGTGAGGCGGGTGTGGTGCCCGATGCCCGCGTCACCGTGGAGACCAAGCCGGGCGCGGTGATCATCTCCGTGCCCGGACACGAGGGATTCGAACTGTCCGACGAGATGGCGCACGCCGTCCAGGTGAAGTTGGTCTGA
- a CDS encoding acetoin utilization protein AcuC, producing MPGLAREDGSAPGEGITAGAGTVVWSDRYLDYSWTPEHPMRPARLRFTMSLAEGLGLLDGVERLTPAAAGDADLLRVHTHDYVEAVKHARQPSGPVPADPPYGLGSADNPVFPHMHEAASVIVGGTLAAAREIAAGRTRRAVSIGGGMHHAMPASAAGFCVYNDVAVAISWLLDNGFDRIAYVDVDVHHGDGVQRMFYADPRVLTVSIHQHPATLWPNTGWPEETGAGAAEGTAVNLPIMPGTRDALWLRGFHAVVPGAVAAFRPQIVISQCGVDTHREDPLADLELSVDGQRAAFRAMRDLADRYAEGRWLAVGGGGYGLIRVVPRAWTHLLATALDRDIEPATPTPVAWREEVGRYAPTVAAPETMGDGADTGFARWDGPGGGRDTGDERADRARRALDTSVLATRRASYGLLGLDPEDPRD from the coding sequence ATGCCTGGCCTAGCGCGCGAGGACGGAAGCGCACCCGGTGAGGGAATCACCGCCGGTGCCGGAACCGTCGTCTGGTCCGATCGGTACCTCGACTACTCCTGGACCCCCGAACATCCCATGCGCCCGGCCCGCCTGCGGTTCACCATGTCGCTGGCCGAGGGACTCGGACTGCTCGACGGGGTGGAACGGCTCACCCCCGCCGCGGCCGGCGACGCGGATCTGCTGCGCGTGCACACCCACGATTACGTCGAGGCGGTCAAGCACGCGCGGCAGCCGTCCGGCCCGGTGCCGGCCGACCCGCCCTACGGTCTGGGCTCGGCCGACAACCCGGTCTTCCCGCACATGCACGAGGCGGCGTCGGTGATCGTGGGCGGCACCCTGGCCGCCGCGCGGGAGATCGCGGCCGGCCGCACCCGCCGGGCGGTGAGCATCGGCGGTGGCATGCATCACGCCATGCCGGCCTCGGCAGCGGGGTTCTGTGTGTACAACGATGTAGCGGTGGCCATTTCGTGGTTGCTGGACAACGGTTTCGACCGCATCGCCTACGTCGACGTGGATGTGCACCACGGCGACGGTGTGCAGCGCATGTTCTACGCCGACCCGCGCGTGCTGACCGTCTCGATCCATCAGCATCCGGCGACGCTATGGCCCAATACCGGCTGGCCCGAGGAGACCGGCGCGGGCGCCGCCGAGGGCACGGCCGTGAATCTGCCGATCATGCCCGGCACCCGGGACGCGTTGTGGCTGCGGGGTTTTCACGCCGTGGTGCCGGGTGCGGTGGCCGCGTTCCGGCCGCAGATCGTGATCAGCCAGTGCGGTGTCGACACCCACCGCGAGGATCCGCTCGCGGATCTGGAACTGAGTGTGGACGGCCAGCGCGCGGCCTTCCGCGCCATGCGCGATCTGGCGGATCGCTACGCGGAGGGCCGCTGGCTGGCGGTCGGCGGCGGCGGCTACGGGCTGATCCGGGTGGTGCCGCGCGCCTGGACGCATCTGCTGGCCACGGCGCTGGACCGCGATATCGAGCCGGCCACCCCGACGCCGGTCGCCTGGCGCGAGGAGGTCGGGCGGTACGCGCCGACGGTCGCCGCGCCGGAGACCATGGGCGACGGCGCCGACACCGGCTTCGCCCGCTGGGACGGTCCGGGCGGCGGCCGGGACACCGGTGACGAGCGCGCCGACCGCGCCCGCCGGGCCCTGGACACATCCGTATTGGCAACGCGCCGGGCGAGTTACGGCCTGCTCGGCCTGGATCCGGAGGATCCTCGTGACTGA